Proteins co-encoded in one Flavivirga eckloniae genomic window:
- a CDS encoding shikimate kinase, with the protein MIVVLIGYMASGKSTLGRILANKLNYDFIDLDDYIEEKEQLLVSDIFKSKGELYFRKTETLYLKELLDSKTNLVLSLGGGTPCYGNNMDILKQATHAKSIYLKASIPTLVARLKDEKSKRPLISHIETEELLAEFIGKHLFERSPFYSLSEVTITSDNKTEEDIIEELVLQLF; encoded by the coding sequence ATGATTGTAGTTTTAATTGGGTATATGGCTTCAGGAAAGTCAACTTTGGGTAGAATATTGGCAAACAAATTAAACTACGATTTTATAGACCTGGATGATTATATAGAAGAAAAAGAACAATTGCTTGTTAGTGATATTTTTAAATCTAAGGGAGAACTATATTTTAGGAAAACCGAAACATTATACCTTAAGGAACTTTTAGATAGCAAAACCAATCTGGTTTTATCGTTAGGGGGAGGAACACCATGTTATGGAAATAATATGGATATACTTAAACAAGCCACTCACGCAAAAAGCATTTATTTAAAAGCATCCATACCAACTTTAGTAGCAAGGCTGAAAGATGAAAAAAGTAAACGTCCGTTAATCTCGCATATTGAAACCGAGGAATTACTAGCAGAGTTTATAGGAAAGCATCTTTTCGAACGTTCCCCATTTTATAGTTTATCTGAAGTTACCATAACATCAGATAATAAAACAGAAGAAGATATTATTGAAGAATTGGTTTTACAGCTATTCTAA
- a CDS encoding carbohydrate binding domain-containing protein yields MKTTKILSLLGLCLIFLSSCSDDEGTIELTQPQFTITAPPGESGLFTFENTTPNKEQFYTFWEFEEGGSKFADVEGPIEYEYTTAGPKLVSLTMVSATTNLTTTQNLTVNLPPPPDIRFLINPENVLPNGYFGEGDGDEFTNWGKFNGADRITEERGDPLVGSRAVRIINPADGNEWDTQFVTDAFPTVDGETYTASMWIKGAPVSVRFSTNPGVGGDQYAGGYTATADWTQYSWSFTANSATTLLALDMGKTKGEFIIDAIEVVKGAMALPLPSNDSALLNGDLEAGDGDDFTNWGKFNGADRITQEITDVLSGSRALKISNPVDGNEWETQFVSDAFATDDGADYTASLWIKGDAVSVRFSTNPGVGGDQYAGGYTATGEWTKYSWTFTANSATSLLALDMGKTKGNFVVDKIKVVKN; encoded by the coding sequence ATGAAAACAACTAAAATTTTAAGTTTATTAGGTCTATGTTTGATATTCTTGTCCTCATGCTCTGATGATGAAGGTACAATAGAATTGACACAACCACAATTTACTATTACAGCACCTCCTGGCGAATCGGGACTTTTTACTTTTGAAAATACAACTCCTAATAAAGAGCAGTTTTATACTTTTTGGGAATTTGAAGAGGGCGGATCGAAATTTGCAGATGTTGAAGGCCCCATTGAATATGAATATACAACTGCTGGTCCAAAGTTAGTAAGCTTAACTATGGTTAGTGCCACCACAAATTTAACAACGACTCAAAACCTAACAGTTAATTTACCACCACCGCCAGATATACGCTTTTTAATAAATCCAGAAAATGTATTGCCAAACGGATATTTTGGTGAAGGTGATGGCGATGAATTTACTAATTGGGGAAAGTTTAATGGTGCAGATAGGATAACTGAAGAAAGGGGTGATCCATTAGTGGGTTCGAGGGCTGTAAGAATTATTAATCCAGCAGATGGAAATGAATGGGATACTCAATTTGTTACTGATGCATTTCCTACCGTAGATGGTGAAACATATACGGCATCCATGTGGATTAAAGGAGCGCCAGTGTCTGTGCGCTTTTCTACAAACCCAGGTGTAGGCGGTGATCAATACGCAGGAGGTTATACAGCAACCGCAGATTGGACTCAGTATTCTTGGTCTTTTACAGCAAATTCCGCAACAACATTATTAGCACTAGATATGGGTAAAACCAAAGGTGAATTTATTATAGATGCCATTGAAGTAGTAAAAGGAGCTATGGCATTGCCTTTACCATCTAACGATAGTGCGCTTTTAAATGGTGATTTGGAAGCAGGCGATGGTGACGACTTTACTAATTGGGGAAAATTTAATGGTGCAGATAGAATAACTCAAGAAATCACCGATGTTTTAAGTGGATCGAGAGCACTGAAAATATCGAATCCTGTAGATGGAAATGAATGGGAAACCCAATTTGTTAGTGATGCCTTTGCTACAGATGATGGTGCAGATTATACCGCTTCTTTATGGATAAAAGGAGATGCTGTATCTGTGCGTTTTTCTACAAACCCAGGCGTAGGTGGTGATCAATATGCCGGTGGTTATACAGCAACAGGAGAATGGACCAAATATTCTTGGACATTTACAGCCAATTCTGCTACATCATTACTAGCATTAGATATGGGTAAGACCAAAGGTAACTTTGTTGTAGATAAAATTAAAGTTGTAAAAAACTAG
- a CDS encoding RNA-binding S4 domain-containing protein, producing MRIDKYLWCIRYYKTRTLATTACKKGQVRVNKEIVKPSREVYALDTIELRKNQINYKLVVNDIPQSRVGAKLVDIYRTDITPKEQFEAQELLKYSKDYYRKKGIGRPTKKDRRDIDSFTDENE from the coding sequence ATGCGAATTGATAAGTATTTATGGTGTATTAGGTATTACAAAACAAGAACTCTTGCTACTACCGCCTGTAAAAAAGGTCAAGTACGGGTCAATAAAGAAATTGTTAAACCAAGCAGAGAGGTCTATGCACTAGATACCATTGAATTAAGGAAAAACCAAATAAACTATAAGCTTGTTGTAAATGATATTCCGCAAAGCAGAGTTGGTGCTAAACTTGTTGATATTTACAGAACAGATATAACGCCAAAAGAGCAATTTGAAGCTCAAGAGCTTTTAAAGTATTCGAAGGATTATTATAGAAAAAAAGGGATTGGCAGGCCTACTAAAAAAGATAGAAGGGATATTGATAGTTTTACAGATGAAAATGAGTAA
- a CDS encoding endo-1,4-beta-xylanase, which produces MKRINKFLPLLIALFLIGACSTEGGDGLNRDLIVIPEPIKASFDVSISTTDPYVLLLNNTTTHHLSFTSVWDYGLGTGTVVDGDGVEQVRYDNEGEYTIELTVKSDGFSSTSSMTIAVNADGICPDGVCPSTNTGNLKTAATTFSVGMITRASFINGGGQHTEILKDEFNNLTSEYEMKMNVMYPSQGNYDFSAGDVIVNFAQANNMDVHGHALIWHNATPSWVENFAGTDAEFEAMIEDYITTTVNHFKGKVRSWDVVNEALEDGTGHPLRNSVFRQKMGDDYIKKCFQFARNADPDAILFYNDYNMASSPTKRAAMFALVDDLGDLIDGVGAQMHISYNGPSAANIQAVADGTVSRGLKLHFAELDIRTNPEGDSSVSSLSSDKANSQKAKFKEVVEIYNAIPLDNKFALTVWGLRDNESWLIDFWGVPDWPLLYDENYNRKPAYDGFIEALQ; this is translated from the coding sequence ATGAAAAGAATAAATAAATTTTTACCCTTACTAATTGCGTTATTTTTAATTGGTGCATGTTCAACGGAAGGCGGTGATGGACTTAATCGAGACTTAATTGTTATTCCAGAGCCAATAAAGGCATCGTTTGATGTCTCAATTTCAACAACAGATCCTTATGTATTACTTTTAAATAATACGACAACTCATCATCTATCATTCACAAGTGTTTGGGATTATGGTTTGGGAACTGGAACTGTAGTTGATGGAGACGGTGTTGAGCAGGTTAGATATGATAATGAAGGGGAATATACTATTGAATTAACTGTGAAAAGTGATGGTTTCAGTAGTACATCAAGTATGACAATAGCTGTTAATGCCGATGGAATTTGTCCAGATGGCGTCTGTCCGTCAACAAATACAGGTAACTTAAAAACGGCAGCTACAACCTTTTCTGTAGGTATGATAACCAGAGCATCTTTTATTAATGGGGGCGGGCAGCATACGGAAATTTTAAAAGATGAATTTAACAATCTAACATCTGAATATGAAATGAAGATGAATGTTATGTACCCTTCCCAAGGAAATTATGATTTTAGCGCTGGTGATGTTATAGTAAACTTTGCTCAAGCAAATAATATGGATGTACATGGACATGCTCTAATATGGCACAATGCAACACCAAGTTGGGTAGAGAATTTTGCAGGTACAGATGCTGAGTTTGAGGCTATGATCGAAGATTATATAACCACTACAGTAAATCATTTTAAAGGTAAGGTACGTTCTTGGGATGTTGTAAACGAAGCATTGGAAGATGGTACCGGGCATCCATTACGTAATTCTGTTTTTAGACAAAAGATGGGAGATGATTACATAAAGAAATGCTTCCAATTTGCTAGAAATGCAGATCCGGATGCGATACTTTTTTATAATGATTATAATATGGCATCTAGTCCGACCAAGAGAGCCGCCATGTTTGCTTTGGTTGATGACTTAGGAGATTTAATTGATGGTGTTGGAGCTCAAATGCATATTTCATACAACGGACCATCTGCTGCAAATATTCAAGCTGTAGCCGACGGCACTGTTTCTAGGGGGTTAAAGCTGCACTTTGCAGAGTTGGATATAAGAACAAATCCAGAAGGTGATTCAAGTGTTTCATCGCTTTCATCTGATAAGGCAAACTCCCAAAAAGCAAAGTTTAAGGAAGTAGTAGAAATTTATAATGCTATTCCTTTAGATAATAAATTTGCATTAACAGTATGGGGTCTTAGAGATAATGAATCTTGGTTAATAGATTTTTGGGGTGTTCCAGATTGGCCACTTTTATATGACGAAAACTACAATAGAAAACCTGCATATGATGGATTTATAGAAGCGTTACAATAG
- a CDS encoding glycoside hydrolase family 43 protein, with product MPEESIDNINFDDLNSRAISQPLVSHMYTADPSAHVFNGKIYIYPSHDIDAGIPFNDNGDHFGMEDYHVISMDSIDSEAVDNGMALHIKDVPWAERQMWAPDAAHKNGTYYLFFPARSKDGHFKIGVATSKSPVGPFSPQPEAIKGSYSIDPAVFEDEDGSYYMYFGGIWGGQLQKYRHNIYDEANELPNANEPALLPIIAKMTDDLLEFAEEPKEIKILDKNGHLLLEGDNNRRFFEASWMHKYNGKYYFSYSTGDTHFICYAIGDNPYGPFTYGGRILNPVVGWTSHHSICEVDGTWYLFYHDSSLSKGITHLRSIKVAEITYKDDGNIETLNPYKLP from the coding sequence ATGCCAGAAGAAAGTATAGATAATATCAATTTTGATGATTTAAACAGTCGAGCTATTTCGCAACCCTTGGTATCTCACATGTATACAGCAGATCCATCTGCCCATGTGTTCAACGGGAAAATATATATTTATCCATCGCATGACATTGATGCGGGAATTCCGTTTAATGATAATGGTGATCACTTCGGAATGGAAGATTATCATGTTATTTCAATGGACTCCATAGATAGTGAAGCCGTTGATAATGGCATGGCATTACACATAAAAGATGTGCCCTGGGCAGAACGCCAAATGTGGGCTCCCGATGCTGCACATAAAAACGGCACGTATTATTTATTTTTTCCTGCAAGAAGTAAAGATGGTCATTTTAAAATAGGTGTCGCTACATCCAAGTCTCCTGTTGGTCCGTTTTCACCTCAACCTGAAGCAATTAAAGGAAGTTACAGTATAGACCCTGCTGTTTTTGAAGATGAAGACGGTAGTTATTATATGTATTTTGGTGGTATTTGGGGCGGACAACTTCAAAAGTACCGCCATAATATTTACGATGAAGCTAATGAACTACCAAATGCAAATGAACCTGCTTTATTACCTATTATTGCAAAAATGACTGATGATCTATTAGAGTTTGCAGAAGAACCAAAAGAAATTAAAATTCTGGACAAAAACGGACATTTACTTTTAGAGGGTGATAACAATAGACGTTTTTTTGAAGCCTCCTGGATGCATAAATACAACGGCAAATATTACTTTTCATACTCAACTGGCGACACACATTTTATATGTTATGCTATTGGAGATAATCCTTATGGACCGTTTACTTATGGCGGACGTATTTTAAACCCTGTGGTAGGCTGGACATCCCATCATTCTATTTGTGAGGTTGATGGTACATGGTATTTATTCTATCATGACTCTAGCTTATCAAAAGGTATCACGCATCTTCGTTCAATAAAAGTTGCAGAAATAACGTATAAAGACGACGGAAACATTGAAACTTTAAATCCTTATAAGTTACCATAG
- a CDS encoding outer membrane beta-barrel protein has translation MRHLFFILAIILIIPATTMAQSSMITGVGIKAGLNYNANGDYIESINSNSENPDGNVGYHVGVFGKIGNPRLYFKPEIVYTATKSDYTDDSFKMQKLDAPLLVGTRIIGPISVFGGPSLQYILDSEFDGISIENVKNDFSVGLNFGVGFNLKRIGVDLRYERGFSKNEATFLSNNNVNVSRLDTRPSQLILSFSLIL, from the coding sequence ATGAGACATCTATTTTTTATTTTGGCAATAATCTTAATTATTCCTGCGACTACCATGGCACAATCTTCAATGATTACTGGTGTGGGTATTAAAGCAGGATTGAATTACAACGCTAATGGTGATTATATTGAATCTATTAACAGTAACTCTGAAAACCCCGATGGAAATGTTGGATACCACGTTGGTGTATTTGGTAAAATAGGAAATCCTAGACTTTATTTTAAACCAGAAATTGTTTATACTGCTACTAAAAGTGATTATACCGACGATAGTTTTAAGATGCAGAAACTAGATGCACCTTTATTAGTTGGTACAAGAATAATTGGTCCTATTAGTGTATTTGGAGGTCCATCTCTTCAATATATTCTGGATTCTGAATTTGATGGTATTTCTATTGAGAATGTAAAGAATGATTTTTCGGTTGGCCTTAATTTTGGTGTTGGTTTTAACCTTAAAAGAATTGGTGTAGATCTGCGTTACGAAAGAGGCTTTAGTAAAAACGAAGCTACTTTTTTAAGCAATAACAATGTTAACGTAAGTAGGTTAGATACCAGGCCGAGTCAATTAATTTTGAGTTTTTCTTTAATTTTATAA
- a CDS encoding FKBP-type peptidyl-prolyl cis-trans isomerase, giving the protein MKLRKIAFITLCLVTCFLSCNKDDDGETIEPVPVRDRAEQQVADKAVLLDYLATHYYNSSAFEAIEHPTIKDIVITKLPEGTTTAPDGNTLLKDATNLETISINFADIEYEYYLLKLKQGTGTESPEFADNVLIVHEGRYVSNTVFDSAINPITFDLTGEMPGWGKVFPLFNVSKDFIENTDGTVSFRGQGIGVMFLPSGLAYFASPPFGSTIPQYSPLIYKFELLQTTQNDHDNDGIPSYLEDVDGDGNLFDENTDNDLEINGFTPKFNFVDSDDDGDGILTINEDIDGDGDPTNDIGKNGIPKYLDPEETESKLNK; this is encoded by the coding sequence ATGAAATTAAGAAAAATAGCTTTTATTACATTATGCTTGGTAACTTGTTTTTTGTCTTGTAATAAAGATGACGATGGAGAAACTATTGAACCTGTTCCAGTTAGAGACAGAGCAGAGCAACAAGTTGCAGATAAAGCGGTTTTGTTGGATTATTTAGCAACTCATTATTATAATTCAAGTGCTTTTGAAGCGATTGAACATCCAACTATTAAGGATATAGTTATTACAAAACTTCCCGAAGGAACTACAACTGCTCCAGATGGAAACACATTATTGAAAGATGCAACCAATCTGGAAACCATAAGTATTAATTTTGCAGATATAGAATATGAATATTATTTACTTAAATTAAAACAAGGCACAGGGACAGAATCGCCAGAATTTGCAGATAATGTATTGATAGTACATGAAGGGAGATATGTAAGTAATACTGTTTTTGACAGTGCCATAAACCCGATAACTTTTGATTTAACAGGAGAAATGCCTGGATGGGGCAAAGTATTTCCTCTATTTAATGTTTCAAAAGACTTTATTGAGAATACAGATGGCACAGTTAGTTTTCGGGGGCAAGGCATAGGGGTTATGTTTTTACCATCAGGACTAGCGTATTTTGCATCCCCACCATTTGGATCAACGATTCCGCAATATTCGCCACTCATTTATAAGTTTGAATTATTACAAACAACTCAAAATGATCACGATAATGATGGAATACCTTCTTATTTAGAAGATGTAGATGGTGATGGAAATTTATTTGATGAAAATACAGATAACGATTTAGAAATCAATGGGTTTACTCCAAAATTTAATTTTGTAGACTCAGACGATGATGGTGATGGTATATTAACCATTAATGAAGATATAGATGGAGATGGAGACCCGACAAATGATATAGGAAAAAATGGTATTCCGAAATATTTAGATCCAGAAGAAACAGAATCAAAACTAAATAAATAA
- the tgt gene encoding tRNA guanosine(34) transglycosylase Tgt, protein MKFELKAKDAQSKARAGKITTDHGVIETPIFMPVGTVATVKGVHQRELKDDINPDIILGNTYHLYLRPQTDIIEKAGGLHKFMNWDRNILTDSGGYQVYSLSANRKIKEEGVKFKSHIDGSYHIFTPENVMEIQRSIGADIIMAFDECTPYPCDYNYAKRSMHMTHRWLDRCINHLEKTPLKYDYNQAFFPIVQGSTYKDLRMQSAEYIANSGAVGNAIGGLSVGEPAEEMYAMTDVVCAILPEDKPRYLMGVGTPINILENIALGVDMFDCVMPTRNARNGMLFTAYGTINIKNLKWAEDFSPIDEMGITFVDTEYSKAYLRHLFSVNELLGKQIATIHNLGFYLWLVREARKHILAGDFKTWKDKMVKQMDNRL, encoded by the coding sequence ATGAAATTTGAATTAAAGGCAAAAGATGCTCAAAGTAAAGCGAGAGCAGGTAAAATAACTACCGATCATGGTGTTATAGAAACACCTATTTTTATGCCAGTTGGTACAGTAGCCACTGTAAAAGGCGTGCACCAACGTGAGTTAAAAGACGATATAAATCCCGACATTATTTTAGGTAATACGTACCACTTGTACTTACGTCCGCAAACAGATATTATTGAAAAAGCAGGCGGACTTCATAAATTTATGAATTGGGATAGAAATATCTTAACAGATTCCGGTGGATACCAAGTATATTCCTTATCGGCCAATAGGAAGATTAAAGAAGAAGGCGTAAAATTTAAATCGCACATAGACGGAAGCTATCATATTTTTACTCCAGAAAATGTGATGGAAATTCAGCGAAGCATAGGTGCCGACATTATTATGGCTTTCGATGAGTGTACACCATACCCATGTGACTATAATTATGCAAAACGCTCTATGCACATGACGCATCGTTGGTTAGATAGATGCATTAATCATTTAGAAAAAACACCCTTAAAGTACGATTATAATCAAGCATTTTTTCCAATAGTACAAGGAAGCACCTATAAAGATTTGCGCATGCAATCTGCAGAATATATTGCAAACTCTGGTGCTGTTGGTAATGCTATTGGAGGATTGTCGGTTGGTGAACCAGCAGAAGAAATGTATGCCATGACCGATGTGGTTTGCGCCATTTTACCAGAAGACAAACCACGATATTTAATGGGTGTAGGAACACCAATCAATATTTTAGAAAATATTGCGTTAGGAGTAGACATGTTCGATTGCGTGATGCCAACAAGAAATGCCAGAAATGGAATGCTATTTACAGCTTATGGTACCATTAACATAAAAAATTTAAAATGGGCAGAAGATTTTTCACCCATTGATGAAATGGGTATAACTTTTGTAGATACAGAATACAGTAAAGCCTATTTAAGACATTTATTTAGTGTTAACGAATTGTTAGGTAAGCAAATAGCAACCATACATAATTTAGGGTTCTATTTATGGTTGGTTCGAGAAGCAAGAAAGCATATATTAGCAGGAGATTTTAAAACATGGAAAGATAAAATGGTAAAACAAATGGATAACCGTTTGTAG
- a CDS encoding MFS transporter, whose amino-acid sequence MNSNTQKLSVKEKIGYALGDLSANLIFQTLMTFLAFFYTDIYKIAPETASAIIFFVGLFAALFFNPVMGAIADRTNTKWGKFRPWILWTTIPFGIIAILTFSTPDFSPTGKVIYAVVTYTLLLVLYAANNLPYSALSGVITGNMAERNSISSYRFIAVMVAQFIIQVLLYPIVNIVGEGDQAVGLEKVMTFLVIIGTIFLFITFFTTKERILPKPEQRSSIKEDLTDLFKNKPWVIMLFLVTLLFISLALKGGMLIYYFENYISLPHLTSFLEGLGVNSHDDIVGYGFGLFNAGGIIFMIVGIMFSKRLADKYGKRDVFGIGLLLATLFIMLFYFYPPESITLMFVTQICHGFFYGITIPLLWAMIADVADYSEWKNNRRATAIIFSAMMVGLKLGLTFGTSFVTGILSLYNYDSTLTTQAASTINGIKLSISIYAAIPFLIGLVSLYFYEINKTMELQIESELKERRNIKVTK is encoded by the coding sequence ATGAATTCTAATACACAGAAATTATCGGTAAAAGAAAAAATTGGGTATGCCCTGGGAGATCTATCGGCTAACTTGATTTTTCAAACCTTAATGACATTTTTAGCTTTCTTTTATACTGATATTTATAAGATAGCTCCAGAAACGGCAAGTGCTATTATATTTTTTGTTGGTCTTTTTGCTGCTTTGTTTTTTAATCCTGTTATGGGTGCTATTGCGGATAGAACCAATACAAAATGGGGTAAATTTAGACCTTGGATTCTTTGGACCACAATTCCTTTTGGTATAATAGCTATACTCACTTTTAGTACACCAGATTTTAGCCCTACAGGTAAAGTTATTTATGCTGTGGTTACCTATACCCTATTGCTTGTTCTTTACGCAGCAAATAATCTCCCATATTCTGCACTAAGCGGTGTTATTACAGGAAACATGGCAGAACGAAATAGTATTTCCTCCTATAGGTTTATAGCTGTTATGGTAGCTCAATTTATTATTCAAGTATTATTATACCCCATAGTAAATATTGTTGGAGAAGGCGATCAAGCCGTTGGTTTGGAAAAAGTGATGACATTTTTAGTCATAATAGGTACCATATTTCTATTCATTACGTTTTTTACAACCAAGGAAAGAATACTACCTAAACCTGAGCAAAGATCAAGTATTAAGGAAGATCTAACCGACCTTTTTAAAAATAAACCTTGGGTTATTATGCTATTTTTAGTAACCCTACTATTCATTTCTCTAGCCTTAAAAGGCGGTATGCTTATATATTATTTTGAAAATTATATAAGCTTACCGCATCTAACTTCTTTTTTAGAAGGCTTAGGGGTAAATAGCCATGACGATATCGTAGGGTATGGCTTTGGTTTGTTTAATGCTGGTGGTATTATTTTTATGATAGTTGGCATTATGTTTTCTAAAAGGCTTGCAGATAAATATGGAAAACGAGATGTGTTTGGTATAGGTTTATTACTGGCAACCCTATTCATTATGTTATTTTATTTCTATCCGCCAGAATCCATCACATTAATGTTTGTAACCCAAATATGTCATGGTTTCTTTTATGGCATTACAATTCCACTACTTTGGGCAATGATTGCAGATGTAGCAGATTACTCCGAATGGAAAAACAATCGTCGTGCTACCGCTATAATTTTTTCAGCTATGATGGTCGGCTTAAAACTAGGGCTTACGTTTGGAACCTCATTCGTTACTGGTATCCTAAGTCTTTACAACTATGATTCTACATTAACAACGCAAGCAGCAAGTACTATTAATGGTATTAAACTATCAATTAGCATCTATGCAGCTATTCCATTTTTAATAGGGCTTGTATCATTATACTTCTATGAAATAAACAAAACAATGGAACTTCAAATTGAATCTGAGCTAAAAGAAAGAAGAAACATTAAAGTAACTAAATAA
- a CDS encoding phosphoribosyltransferase domain-containing protein encodes MAVKNNIILNHNEINNKIRRIAFQIYESNVNEKEVILAGIDKNGYIFAKKLKTALQKISEIQPTLCKVSIDKKNPSSDIKTSISPEDYKNKSLVLVDDVLNSGTTLIYGVKHFLNVPLKQFKTAVLVNRNHKKYPVKADFKGISLSTSLHEHVNVVLEGKTFEAVLE; translated from the coding sequence ATGGCTGTTAAGAATAATATCATCCTTAATCATAACGAAATAAACAATAAGATAAGACGTATTGCTTTTCAGATATACGAAAGCAATGTAAATGAAAAAGAAGTTATTCTAGCCGGTATTGATAAAAACGGATACATATTTGCTAAAAAATTAAAAACGGCACTACAGAAAATATCTGAAATACAGCCAACACTTTGTAAAGTTAGTATTGATAAAAAGAATCCTTCCTCAGATATAAAAACATCTATTTCACCTGAAGACTACAAAAATAAATCTTTGGTGCTTGTTGATGATGTTTTAAATTCTGGTACTACTTTAATTTATGGTGTTAAACATTTTTTAAATGTTCCTTTAAAACAGTTTAAAACGGCTGTTTTAGTGAATAGAAATCATAAAAAGTATCCTGTTAAGGCAGATTTTAAAGGCATTTCATTATCTACCTCCTTACATGAACATGTTAATGTGGTTTTAGAGGGTAAGACTTTCGAGGCTGTTTTAGAATAG